Genomic window (Paraburkholderia phenazinium):
CCTTGAAGACAGCGCGGATTGGCGCGCCGTCGCGGTGGTGCCTGACCGCGACAGCGTGCCTGCGCGTTTGAACACATGACAGCCGCCATGTTAGCGGCTTTGTGTGTCACGGATGTCCGCGAATTGTCACTGCGGCGGAACGCAGCCGCGTGCAACGGGAAAGTTTATTGTGCTACCCGGTGCAGCTCGATGCGGTGATCGGCGTTGAAGCTGGCCGATGCGCGGTTCGTGTAGCGGGTGTCGGCCGTCACCACGAAGCGCATTTCCACAATCGGATCGAACTGCGTCGAGACCGCGATGCGGTGCGCGCCGGGACTCAGGTAGAAGACGACGTGCTCGCCGTTCAACAGGTCGGTGACCTGCTCGCCGTCCACGTACACGAGCGCATCGCGAAAGCGGACGACCAGGTCGCGCGAGCGTTCGCGCCGCACGTCCACGGCGACGAGCCCGTCGCCCGGCTGGGTGTAGCCCGCCTTGACGATGCGCTCCGCCGGCACCGGCTTGAACGCCACTGGCTCCGCCGGTTCCGAGGCGCAGGCGGCAAGGCAGGCGAGCACCACGGCCAGCACTGCGGCTCTCCAGGTGACCAGCAGATGCTTCGGCATGGTGCGTCTCCCCTTTTTATGGATGTGGCGTGCGATGGAGCCAGTGTTTTGCCATCATAGCAACGCGCCGCCAATCCGCCAGCCTGGCCGAATGGCCTACCCCTCACTTGCGCGCGACCTGCAACTTGTTCATGATCGTGACATAGGCGCGGCACGCCGCTCGCCGGCCACGCAGACTCACGCACACATCGCACCACCGCTGCCTGGCTTCACCCACGAGCCGATGCACGCTGCATCGAGTATCCCCGACTTCGATCAAGGAGACTGCAATGTGGTATTTCAGCTGGATTCTCGGTATCGGCGTGGCGCTCGGCTTTGGGATCATCAACGTGATGTGGCTCGAAGCGAGCGGCACGTTCAGCCGTGACGCGGCGCCGAACGACCCGGCTGCCAGCCCGGTTGTCGCGAGCGGAGACAAGCATTTGTGACGTACCTGGTTTTCATCTGCGGACATGCAGGCACGGGCAAGACCACCCTCGCCAGACGGCTGATCGCCCCGTTGATGACGGCAGCCGGCAGCGCGTTCTGCCTGCTCGACAAAGACACGCTATACGGCGGCTACAGCGCCGCCGCGATGGGACTGCTGACCAACGATCCCAACGACCGCGACAGCCCCCTCTTCCTTCAGCATCTGCGCGACCCGGAGTACCGCGGCCTGATCGATACCGCGCGGGACAACCTCGCACTCGGCATCGGGGCGCTGGTCGTCGCGCCGCTCTCGCGTGAAGTGCGCGAGCGCAAACTGTTCGATCGGGCGTGGCTGGGTGTGGGTGACGATGTCGAGATTCGCGTGGTCTGGGTGAGCACGTTGGAAGAGACGGCGCGTCAACGGATCCTCGAACGAGGCGATCCGAACGATGCCTACAAGCTCGCTCATTGGGACGAATACCGGCAACGCCGTTTCGTGCCGAGTGCCGAAAGCAGCGTGGGCCTGTTGAAGTTCGACAATACCGCGCCGGATACGCAGGACTACGATGCGCTGCTGGCGCGGATCGTCGGTGCGTAGCAGCGTTGTGGACCGGCCGCCACCGGCACCGCCGGCTTAGGCGCACAACCGCAACTACAAAAACAGAACGCCCCCGATAAACGGGGGCGCCCTGACAGCCCTCTACGGGGCCGTTCCTTCCTGCCTCCTGCCGACTACTCCCTCACGGCCCTCGGACAGACTCGTGAGCGCACGGCTCAAACCGTCGCCATCGCGTCGAGCGACTGCCCTTCATACAACTGACCGAAGCGGTTCGCGAGGAAATCGCGCAGCGACACCTGCTCCTGACGCACGAACCCGCGCTGCGGCAACTTCTTCTCGCGGAACAGATCCAGCACGGCGCACATGGCGCCTGCCGTGGTGATCTGGATTGCGCTCATCGGCACACCGCAGACCGTCTTCGCGAAGATCTTGCGCGTGAATACTTCCTCCACCAGTTGACCGTCGCGCATCCCCGTCACGGTGATGAAGACCAGCACGACGTCCTGCGCGGTCGACGGCACCGAACGGCGCATGATCGCCTTGAGGTTGTCGCGGTCGGTCGCGAGGCGCAGGTCCTCCAGCAGGAACTTCATCAGTTCGCGATGGCCCGGATAGCGAACCGATTTGTAGTCGAGCGTTTCGACGCGGCCTGCCAGGGTCTCGCACAACGTGCCGAGGCCGCCGGAGGTGTTGAAGGCTTCATATTCGGTGCCGTCGAGCGAGAAGTGCTCGAGCCCTTCGAGCGGCTGCACCCATTGCGTACGGCTGTCGCGGATTGCTTCGCACGGCTGGCAGTATTCGTTGATCAGGCCGTCGACGCTCCACGTCAGGTTGTACTTCAGCGCATTGGTCGGGAATTCCGGCAGCGCGCCGACGCGCATCTTGACATCGCGGATTTCCGTGAAGCGGTTCGCCAGTTCATGCGCGGCGATGCCGATAAAGCCCGGCGCCAGACCGCATTGCGGCATGAACGCGTGATCGGATTCGTCGGCGATCGCGCGGATGGCGGTGGTGGCGCGCACGTCTTCGGTCAGGTCGAAGTAATGAACCCCGGCGCCCTTGGCCGCGGTCGCAACGTTCACCGCCAGGTAGTACGGCAGCGCATTGACCAGCGCGTCGAAACCTTGGACGGCGGCGCGCAGCGCGGCGGCGTCGGCGGAGTCCACGCGGCGGGTCGGGATGCCTTGCTCGGCGAGCTTGTCGAGCGCCGCCTGATCGCGGTCGAACGCGACGACTTCGTAGTCCCCGGTTTCGCGCAGCATATGAGCGATGGTGTGACCGATCAAACCTGCGCCAACGATGGCAACTTTCATATGCTTCTCCTTGTTCTGTGTATGTCTGCAGCTTCGGAAGTGCGCGGCGCCTGGCGCTGCGCATTGCTGAGGGCTGAACCCTTGCGACACAGTTTAGGGAGAAGCAAAAACAGTTTATAGGCGCAAAGTGCTGCGCTATGACCAGCTATTTCGACGATATGACGAGGCGAGACGTCAAATTGACGAAAATGCATAAAAGCGGTGTAAACGTCGGGGTGAAAGTGAGCGGCAATAGCGACTTCTGCCCGCCTCTCCAATCACCCCCCAATCATCCCCCGATCGATCTTGCGCGCCAGAATGATCGACGTCGTGGTTCTCTCGACGCCCTCCAGCGTGCCGATCTGATCGAGCAGGTCATTGAGCCTGTCCGGCGAATCCGCGCGCAGCCATGCGACGTAATCGAACTCGCCGCTCACCGCGCACAGCAACTGCACCTCGGGCATCTTGCCGAGGCGCTTCTGCACATCCGGTCCATGCTTCGGCGCAATGATGATGCCCACATAAGCATAGATGCTCGCATCGAGCACATCCTGGCCAAGCCGCACGCTGTAGCCGGCAATGACGTTGGTGCGTTCGAGCCGCGCAATGCGCGCGATCACCGTCGTGCGCGCCACGCCGAGTTGGCGCGCAAGGTCGGCCACGCTTTCGCGCGCATTGGCCTGCAGCAGCGCAACGAGGTTGCGGTCGAGGTCGTCGAGTTGATCGAGGCGCGGTGGTCTCATCGAAGGCGATCTTTTTTCAAAAGGTTGAACAGCGTGCAGCGGATTATCCCATCACGCCCCAAACCGTTCGATCACGAAGTCAATGAAGCTCGTCAGCTTCGGCGTGGCGCGGCGGTCGCGCGGGTAGATCAGATGCACGGGCGCGCCCGGCGGCAGATAGTCCTCGAGCACCGACACCAGCTCGCCGCGGGCAATCTCTTTCGCGAGCAACGCCTCCGGCTGCAACACCAGACCGAAGCCGCGCAACGCCGCCACCTTGAGCGCCTGCCCGTTGTTCGCGCGAAACCGGCCGGCCCGTAACGGACTCTCGCCTTGCGCGTCGCCGTTCAGGCGCCATACGCCCTCGCGGCCCCAATGCAGAAAACCGAGGCACTCGTGCTGCGCCAGATCGGCCGGCGTGCGCGGCGTGCCGGCTCGCGCCAGATACTCGGGGGACGCACACGCCCGCATCCGGTAAGGTTTCAGCGGCCGCGCGACAAAGCTTGAATCCGCCAGCCTGCCGATCCGCACGGCCGCATCGAAACTCTCTTCGACGAGATCGATCACCCGGTTCGACAGATCGAGTTCGAGACTCACGTCCGGCCATGCGTTCAGGTAGTCGGTCATCGCCGGCGCGAACACTTCGACGCCATAGGTCAGCGGCACCGTTACTTTCAGCACGCCGCGTGGCGCCGCGGTCATCGCCTCCGCAAGCGACTCGGCCTCCTTCACATCAAGCAGAATGCGCCGACACTGCTCGTAGTACTGACGACCAATCTCCGTCAGGCTTTGACGGCGCGTCGTCCGCGTCAGCAGCCGGGTGGCGAGCCGAGTCTCCAGCGAGCGAATATGTTTACCAACCATTGCCGACGAAATATCGAAGCGCTCCGCTGCGGCCGTCAGGCTGCCTGCCTCGACCACGGCCACGAAGATCTCCATGCTGACCAGTTTGTCCACCCGCGTTTCCTGTTCGTTTCGGTTGTAAGCGTTTGTCGCAACGTAGACGCATTGTAGGGATATCGTGATACTAATAGCGAGCTTGGCAAAGCGGGCATTCGGACCGGCCGACAGGCAAGACGCCATCTGCATGACCCGCGCCTCGACCACGCGCTATTTGCGCTGTATCCGAATACGAACGAACATCAGGAGTTTCGATGAAAAAAGCACTGGTAATCCTGGCTTCCACGCTCGCCATGAGCGGCGCCTTCGCACAGACCGCCGCACCGGCCTCGGCGCCTGCCGCAGCGTCCGCAGCAGCGGGCAAGCACGAACGCAACGTCGAAGACCGCATTGCCTATCTGCACTCGCAGCTCAAGATCACCCCGGCGCAGGAACCGCAGTGGAACGCTTTCGCAGACGTCATGCGCAGCAACGGCGAGACCATGGGCGCACTGTTCAAACAGCGTCAGGATGCGGGCGCCCAGTCGGCACTCGACGACATGAAGCAATACGCAACCATCGCCCAGGCGCATGCCGACGGCATGAAGAAGCTGGTCGATGCGTTCGAGCCGCTCTACAGCAGCCTCTCGCCGGACCAGAAGAAGCTGGCCGATCAGACCTTCCATCAAGGACCGCATAACGGCGGCAAGAAGCACGGTAAGGCGCCGCAGTAAGACAGTGAAGCGGTGAGTTCCCCTGCGAGATCCGGACGCTTCCGGTAAGCTCCCTCCAACGCCTGCCCTCACCGGCAGGCGTTGTGCTTTATGCTTCTGGCATTATTCGGCTCTTACCTTATCGGCACCCCGCTTCATGATCGAACTCAAGAACCTCGACCTGCGTTCCGACGCGGCCGCTCAACGTGTCGTCAAGGATGAAACCGTGCTGGTCGAATTCGCCGCCGGCGCTGGCGAACTGATGAGCCTCGAAGGCCCGAATCGCTATGCGCCGCGCGATGCGCTGGTGACAGGCTCGACCGGCGACCGCTGGGTGGTGTCGCGCGATCGCTTCGATGCGAAGTACGTCCCCGCCGAAGCCGCGCTCATCCACGGCGAACCGGGCCCCTACCGGAACCGTCCGGCGGTCGTGCTGGCGCGGCAGATGAACGAGCCGTTCTCGCTGGCGCGCTCCGCGGCCGGCGGCGACGTGCTGCGAGGCACGGCCGGCGACTGGGTCATGCAATACGCGCCGGGCGACTATGGCGTCGTGCAGGCGGCGCGCTTTGCCAAGGTGTATCGAACGGTGGAATGAGGTTGCGCGGGTGCGCAAGTCAACAGCGCCCCAGGGCGGCAAGCCGCCGCCCCGGCTTTGCCGCGAATTCACGCAAACTGTTCGTCGAGTTCGATTGTGACTTCGCGCGGCACCGCCTCGCCGTTCGCGTACTGCTCTTCCAGCGAGCCGATGGTCGCTTCGACATAGGCGCGCAACACCGCAAAGCTGCGCCCGCGATGCCGCGCCGGCATTGCCCGGTAACGCGCCAGCACCGCGGGCGTCATCACCACCGTCACCGTAATGCGGCGTGCCGCCGCGCCGAAGCGCATCGCCACCCAGTGCACCGCCAGGGTCGGCGTGCCATCCTCGGCCGCACGCTGGATGAATTGCGTCTGCTCGGGAAACAGGTCGCTGATGACTCGCGCCAGCTCTTCGAAGTCGGGGCTCGCGCAGTCGTATTGGTAGGCTTCCATTTTGATGGACCGAAAGTTGAAAATCGCCAGAGGGTTTGTGCTGCGTGCTCAGGTCCGCTTCAGGCCCGGGTGGGAGTCCGGGCCTGGGCCGCTTGCGCCTCGCGGCGGAACATCCTGACCAGCACGCCGGCCACGATCAGCGCCAGCAGCGCATACAGGCCGTCCACCGCGTAGAGCGGCACGAGCTTGGCCTGAAACAGCGCGGCGGGTCCTTCGACGAGCGCATGCGCCACGATCGCCAACGGCAGAATCCCGCGCCAGCCGGCTCGTATGCCGCGCCACATCAGCACTGACAAGCCGATCTGCAGCACCAGCGACGCCACCCGCTCCAGCACGAAAATACCCGCCATCTGCGGCGACAAGGTGGCGAGAATCAGGTGGATACGCATCATCGAGTCGACCGGGACGTTGTCCAGATAGCTATCGAGCTGGCCGCGGTTTTCCACCACGGCAAACACGATCCACTGTATCTCAACCAGCACGCCGACAATCCACGCCTCGGCGCCGCCATGGCCGATGCCGTAGCCGAGCGCGGTGCTGTCGCCGGTCGAGGTGGGGGGCGCTTTGCGGACTATCCTGCTCGCCGTCTTGCCGGCCACCATGCCGGGCGGCGTGGCACTCGTAGGACTCGCCGTCGCCCGTCGCCACATCAGGCGCATCGCGACGAAACGCCCCACCTCCTGGCAAATGCCGGCGATCAACGCACCGTAGATGACGAAGTTCAGCGGATGCGACAGCCACGCGGCGGTGGTCTCGTTCTGATGCAGCACGAAGCCGTTCACCGCGCGTTCGATCACCATGGCGCACAGCGCAAACACGGCGATGCCCGCGATCGTATCGCGGCCGTTCAGGCCTAAGGGACGGCGCAGGCGCCGGAACAGCACAATCGGTAAAAGGGCGACGAACAGCGTCGCGAGGGCGAGACAGGTAAGCGTGAGGGGTGCAACGACCATGGGTTTCCTTGCGATGACCGGCGCGCACCCGCTGCGCGCCGCAGCCCGAATGATCGCAGATCAGCGCGAAGTTGACGCGCGCACGATCAATTCGCCGGGCAGCAGGCAGTCGCGAGCAGCCGACTCCACCCCGTCGATACGCTCGTGGAGAAACTCCACCGCGCGGTAGCCGATCTGATAGGTCGGCTGACGGATCGTCGTGATGCCGGCGAATTCGGCCCATTCGGGGTCGTCGACGGAGAGGAGCGCGATGCGCTCCTGCCAGCGTGCGCCATGACGTGCATTCAGATGCCGGGCGAGACAGAGCGCGACCGGGGCATTGGCCGCGAACAGCGCGACGCGCCGCGTGCCGGCGCCAGCGGCCGCTTGTGCGGTATCGGCGCGAAGGCTCGGATTCGCGTCGGACCGGGTACCGTGTGCGAGATCGACGCTCACACCAGGCGTCACGTCCGGAGCCGCGCCCGCTGCGAGGTGAAGCGTCACACCGGGCGACACCTCGAAAGCCGCATCCACCGCGTGGTCCAGTTCGGCGAGCGTCTGTTCGAGCGCCGCCGCATCGCCCAGTTCCAGCACCACCGTGTGGCCGCGAGCGCGCGCCTGGCCGCCGATCGCCGCGCGAAACGCCGCTTCGCGCAAGCGCCGCGAACTGACCCGCTCGAACGGCTGCACGACGAACCAGATATCGTCGAAACCGCGCTCGAGCAGATGATGCGTGGCCAGTTCGACCGCCGCCGTATTGTCGAGCCCGACCATATCGGCGACCAGTCCGTCCACCATCCGGTCCACCAGCACCGCCGGAATGCCGCCCTCGCCCACCGGCCGCAAGGTTTCTTCGCGCACGCCAAGCGCATTGACGATCACGCCTTCCACCCGGTAGGTGGTCAGCAGTTGCAGATAGCGGCGCTCCATCTCCACTTCGTTGGCCGCATGGCAGATCAGCGGCATGTAGCCGAGCGCCTGACAGGCCGCTTCGACGCCCTGCAGCACTTCGACCGAATACGGGTTGGTCAGGTCCGCGACCAGCATGCCGATCAGCCGGTTGCGGCCGCGCTTCAGACCGCGCGCCATCTGATTGGGCTGATAGTCGAGCCGCTCGATTGCCGCCTCGATGCGTGCGCGCAGTTCCGGCGACAACACGCTCAACTCGCCGTTCAGATAGCGCGAAATGCTGGTCTTGCCGGTGCCGGCTTCGCGCGCCACGTCGGTGATGGTGGCGCGGCGCGGGGCGACGTTGTGCGGGTTGGTCACGGCGGGCTCACTTTCACTTTTACTTGCGCAGGACGTCGCGGTTCACGACGTTGCGCGTCAGCGTTCCGTCGAGCGCGGCCACCAGGTTCTCGGCTGCATTCAACGCCATCGCATGGCGCGTCTCGTGGGTCGCCGAGCCGATGTGCGGCAGCGCCACCACGTTGGGCAACGACAGCAGCGGCGAGTCGACCGGCAGCGGTTCGGTTTCGAACACGTCGAGACCGGCCGCGTGGATCGTGCCGTTCCGCAACGCTTCGATCAGCGCCGCTTCGTCGACCGTCGCGCCGCGCGAGGCGTTGATCAGGATCGCGCTCTTCTTCATCGCACGCAGTTCGGCCGCGCCGATCAGATGCTGCGTCTCGGGCGTGAGCGGCACCTGCAGGCAGACGAAATCGGCGCTCGCCAGCAACTCGGCGAGCTCGACGCGGCGCGCACCGTAGGTGTGTTCCGCTTGCGGGTTCGGGCTACGGTTGGTGTAGAGCACCTGCATGTTGAAACCGAGTGCGGCACGCCGCGCCACCGCGCCGCCAATCCGCCCCAGCCCGACGATGCCGAGCGTCTTGCCCTGCACCTCGACGCCGAATTGCGCCGGACCGACGCTGCCCTGCCATTGTCCGGCCTTCACCCAATCGGCCAGTTCGACCACCCGCCGCGCCGTGGCGAGAATCAGCGAGAACACCGTGTCCGCCGTCGATTCGGTCAGCACGTCCGGCGTATGCGCAAGCACGATGCCGCGCTGCGTGAGATCGGGCACGTCGAAATTGTCGAAGCCCACCGAGATGGTGGACAACGCCTTGAGCTTCGTCGCGCCGTCGAGCATGGCGGGCGTGATCTTCACGCTGGCGCCGATCGCGCCGTCCGCGTCCCTGAGCGCCGCGACGAACGCGTCATGTTGCGCGGCATCGGCCTGTACGACCTCGACGTGCTTGTGCAGATACGCGAGCACATCGTCGGGCAACGGCTTGTAGGCGACAATCTTTTTCATCAGCTTATTTTCCTTGCAATGGAGTAGCGACGAGCCTGGCCGAGGCCGACGGTTGCGGCTTCACGGCCAGCGTCAGAATCACCGCGGCGACCAGCGCCGCGCTCATGAAACCATACGATGCAGCGGGCGAGCCGGTTGCGCCGTTCAGATAGCCGACCACATACGAGCCGACGAACGAGCCCAGCGCGCCCATGCCGTTGATCAGGGCCATCGCACCGCCGGCGACGTTCTTCGGCAGCAGTTCCGGCACGATCGCGAAGAACGGTCCGTAGGGCGCGTACATCGCCGCGCCGGCGACCACCAGCAGCGCATACGAGATCCAGAAATGCGTCGGGCCGATTGCATAGGAGGCGGCAAACGCCACCGCGCCGATCAGTAGAAACGGCCAGACAAAGACCTTGCGACGATTCAGTTTATCCGATGCCCACGACGCCGCCAGCATCGCGAGCGTCGCGGCGAGATACGGCAGCGCCGAGAGCCAGCCGGTTTCCACCATGCCGAGCGTCGAACTGTTCTTCAGGATGGACGGCAGCCACAGCACGAATCCGTACACGCCGATGCTCCAGCAGAAATACTGCGCGCAGAGTTTGATCACCGCTGCCGAACGGAAAGCTTCGCCATAGTTGCGCACCGGTTTGATGGTGGCCTGTTCGGCGCGCAGCGTCTCGGCGAGGTCGTCCTTTTGCTGCTGCGTGAGCCACGACACCTGAGCCGGCTTGTCCTGCACGATGAACCACCAGCAGACGGCCCAGAGGATGGCGGGCGCGCCTTCGGCGATGAACATGTGGCGCCAGCCGAACGAATGCACCAGATAGCCCGACACCACCGACATCCACAGGACCGTCACCGGGTTGCCGAGAATCAGGAAGGTATTGGCGCGCGAGCGCTCGCGTTTGGTGAACCAGTTGCTGATAAAGACGAGCATGGCCGGCATCACGGCCGCTTCGACCACGCCGAGCAGGAAGCGGATCACCATCAGCGACGGAATATTGCTGACGATGCCCGTCAGCGATGCGCAGCCGCCCCACAGGATCAGGCTCCAGAACACCAGCTTCTTGACGCTGCGGCGTTCCGCGTAGATCGCGCCGGGAATCTGGAAGAAGAAATAACCGAGAAAGAACAGCGCGCCGATCAGCGACGCGAGCCCCTTGCTGATGCCGAGATCCTGATTGATCCCGGCCGCGGCCGCGAAGCCGAAGTTCGCGCGGTCGAGGTACGCGAGGCTGTAGGTGATGAATACGATCGGCATGATCGTCCACCAGCGGCGAATCGCAAGCGATGAGGTCATGGTTGTCTCCTCCAGTCCCATTCCAGTCTCAAGCAAGAGGGTGGCTATCTACGCCAGCTTCTCCGGCATCTTTCGATGAACCCCTGCTACGCCGGACGCGCAAGCGTCGGCGTGTTCCAATGCATCGAGTTCGGCGCGGGTCGGCAGGCCTTCGGAGTCGCCGATCACCTGGATCGCCAGCGCGCCGATACGATTGCCGCGCGCCACCGCTTCCGGCAAGGTCCGCCCTTCGAGCAGCGCACTGACGACGCCGACCGCAAAACCATCGCCGGCCCCCACCGTGTCGACCACCTTCGCGACCGGCTGCGCGGCGACCACGCCCGCGTCGTCCGCCGTACGGAAATACGCACCACGGGCGCCGAGCTTGACGATCACGCCACGCGCGCCGCGCTCCAGATAGAAGCGCGCGATATCTTCAGGCTTCGTATAGCCGGTGAGAATCTCGCCTTCGCCGATGCCCGGCAGCACCCAGTCCGCCAGTTCGGCCAGCGCGTTCAGACCTTCGACCATCGCCGCCCGCGAAGGCCAGAGCGTCGGGCGCAGGTTCGGATCGAACGAGATCGTTTTGCCCGCTGCCCGCATTTCGCGCGCCAGCAGGAAAGCCAGTTCGCGCGCCAGCAGGAAAGCCAGTTCGCGCGACGAGGCGGAAATCGCCGGCGCAACGCCGGTCAGATGCAGATGCCGCGCCGGCAGCACGTAGGACGACGCGTAGTCGTCCGGCGACAGATGGCTCGCCGCCGAGCCTTTGCGGAAGTACTCGACCGCCGGGTCGCTGCCGTCGTCGTTTTTCGACTTGAGCTGAAAACCGGTGGGATAGCGCTCGTCGGTAACGACGCGCTGCTGGTCGATCCCTTCGCGGTTCAGTGTTTCGCGCACGAACTGGCCGAACGAATCGTTGCCGACCCGGCTCATCCAGCCCACCTTGAAGCCGAGCCGCGCGAGGCCGATCGCCACATTCAGATCGGCGCCGGCGACGCGCTTCGTGAACTGCCCGACGCCGGCGAGCGGTCCTGTTTCGGCGGCGACGAACATCGCCATGGCCTCGCCGTAGGTGATGACATCGAGTGTCGGATTCATCTGCTCTCCTGATCAAGCGGGTTCA
Coding sequences:
- the cydX gene encoding cytochrome bd-I oxidase subunit CydX, producing MWYFSWILGIGVALGFGIINVMWLEASGTFSRDAAPNDPAASPVVASGDKHL
- a CDS encoding AAA family ATPase, which translates into the protein MTYLVFICGHAGTGKTTLARRLIAPLMTAAGSAFCLLDKDTLYGGYSAAAMGLLTNDPNDRDSPLFLQHLRDPEYRGLIDTARDNLALGIGALVVAPLSREVRERKLFDRAWLGVGDDVEIRVVWVSTLEETARQRILERGDPNDAYKLAHWDEYRQRRFVPSAESSVGLLKFDNTAPDTQDYDALLARIVGA
- a CDS encoding saccharopine dehydrogenase family protein, translated to MKVAIVGAGLIGHTIAHMLRETGDYEVVAFDRDQAALDKLAEQGIPTRRVDSADAAALRAAVQGFDALVNALPYYLAVNVATAAKGAGVHYFDLTEDVRATTAIRAIADESDHAFMPQCGLAPGFIGIAAHELANRFTEIRDVKMRVGALPEFPTNALKYNLTWSVDGLINEYCQPCEAIRDSRTQWVQPLEGLEHFSLDGTEYEAFNTSGGLGTLCETLAGRVETLDYKSVRYPGHRELMKFLLEDLRLATDRDNLKAIMRRSVPSTAQDVVLVFITVTGMRDGQLVEEVFTRKIFAKTVCGVPMSAIQITTAGAMCAVLDLFREKKLPQRGFVRQEQVSLRDFLANRFGQLYEGQSLDAMATV
- a CDS encoding Lrp/AsnC family transcriptional regulator — translated: MRPPRLDQLDDLDRNLVALLQANARESVADLARQLGVARTTVIARIARLERTNVIAGYSVRLGQDVLDASIYAYVGIIIAPKHGPDVQKRLGKMPEVQLLCAVSGEFDYVAWLRADSPDRLNDLLDQIGTLEGVERTTTSIILARKIDRGMIGG
- a CDS encoding LysR family transcriptional regulator, with protein sequence MDKLVSMEIFVAVVEAGSLTAAAERFDISSAMVGKHIRSLETRLATRLLTRTTRRQSLTEIGRQYYEQCRRILLDVKEAESLAEAMTAAPRGVLKVTVPLTYGVEVFAPAMTDYLNAWPDVSLELDLSNRVIDLVEESFDAAVRIGRLADSSFVARPLKPYRMRACASPEYLARAGTPRTPADLAQHECLGFLHWGREGVWRLNGDAQGESPLRAGRFRANNGQALKVAALRGFGLVLQPEALLAKEIARGELVSVLEDYLPPGAPVHLIYPRDRRATPKLTSFIDFVIERFGA
- a CDS encoding Spy/CpxP family protein refolding chaperone → MKKALVILASTLAMSGAFAQTAAPASAPAAASAAAGKHERNVEDRIAYLHSQLKITPAQEPQWNAFADVMRSNGETMGALFKQRQDAGAQSALDDMKQYATIAQAHADGMKKLVDAFEPLYSSLSPDQKKLADQTFHQGPHNGGKKHGKAPQ
- a CDS encoding PGDYG domain-containing protein, which codes for MIELKNLDLRSDAAAQRVVKDETVLVEFAAGAGELMSLEGPNRYAPRDALVTGSTGDRWVVSRDRFDAKYVPAEAALIHGEPGPYRNRPAVVLARQMNEPFSLARSAAGGDVLRGTAGDWVMQYAPGDYGVVQAARFAKVYRTVE
- a CDS encoding DUF3022 domain-containing protein; translated protein: MEAYQYDCASPDFEELARVISDLFPEQTQFIQRAAEDGTPTLAVHWVAMRFGAAARRITVTVVMTPAVLARYRAMPARHRGRSFAVLRAYVEATIGSLEEQYANGEAVPREVTIELDEQFA
- a CDS encoding YhfC family intramembrane metalloprotease, with the translated sequence MVVAPLTLTCLALATLFVALLPIVLFRRLRRPLGLNGRDTIAGIAVFALCAMVIERAVNGFVLHQNETTAAWLSHPLNFVIYGALIAGICQEVGRFVAMRLMWRRATASPTSATPPGMVAGKTASRIVRKAPPTSTGDSTALGYGIGHGGAEAWIVGVLVEIQWIVFAVVENRGQLDSYLDNVPVDSMMRIHLILATLSPQMAGIFVLERVASLVLQIGLSVLMWRGIRAGWRGILPLAIVAHALVEGPAALFQAKLVPLYAVDGLYALLALIVAGVLVRMFRREAQAAQARTPTRA
- a CDS encoding LacI family DNA-binding transcriptional regulator, which codes for MTNPHNVAPRRATITDVAREAGTGKTSISRYLNGELSVLSPELRARIEAAIERLDYQPNQMARGLKRGRNRLIGMLVADLTNPYSVEVLQGVEAACQALGYMPLICHAANEVEMERRYLQLLTTYRVEGVIVNALGVREETLRPVGEGGIPAVLVDRMVDGLVADMVGLDNTAAVELATHHLLERGFDDIWFVVQPFERVSSRRLREAAFRAAIGGQARARGHTVVLELGDAAALEQTLAELDHAVDAAFEVSPGVTLHLAAGAAPDVTPGVSVDLAHGTRSDANPSLRADTAQAAAGAGTRRVALFAANAPVALCLARHLNARHGARWQERIALLSVDDPEWAEFAGITTIRQPTYQIGYRAVEFLHERIDGVESAARDCLLPGELIVRASTSR
- a CDS encoding 2-hydroxyacid dehydrogenase; this encodes MKKIVAYKPLPDDVLAYLHKHVEVVQADAAQHDAFVAALRDADGAIGASVKITPAMLDGATKLKALSTISVGFDNFDVPDLTQRGIVLAHTPDVLTESTADTVFSLILATARRVVELADWVKAGQWQGSVGPAQFGVEVQGKTLGIVGLGRIGGAVARRAALGFNMQVLYTNRSPNPQAEHTYGARRVELAELLASADFVCLQVPLTPETQHLIGAAELRAMKKSAILINASRGATVDEAALIEALRNGTIHAAGLDVFETEPLPVDSPLLSLPNVVALPHIGSATHETRHAMALNAAENLVAALDGTLTRNVVNRDVLRK
- a CDS encoding MFS transporter, whose amino-acid sequence is MTSSLAIRRWWTIMPIVFITYSLAYLDRANFGFAAAAGINQDLGISKGLASLIGALFFLGYFFFQIPGAIYAERRSVKKLVFWSLILWGGCASLTGIVSNIPSLMVIRFLLGVVEAAVMPAMLVFISNWFTKRERSRANTFLILGNPVTVLWMSVVSGYLVHSFGWRHMFIAEGAPAILWAVCWWFIVQDKPAQVSWLTQQQKDDLAETLRAEQATIKPVRNYGEAFRSAAVIKLCAQYFCWSIGVYGFVLWLPSILKNSSTLGMVETGWLSALPYLAATLAMLAASWASDKLNRRKVFVWPFLLIGAVAFAASYAIGPTHFWISYALLVVAGAAMYAPYGPFFAIVPELLPKNVAGGAMALINGMGALGSFVGSYVVGYLNGATGSPAASYGFMSAALVAAVILTLAVKPQPSASARLVATPLQGK
- a CDS encoding sugar kinase, producing the protein MNPTLDVITYGEAMAMFVAAETGPLAGVGQFTKRVAGADLNVAIGLARLGFKVGWMSRVGNDSFGQFVRETLNREGIDQQRVVTDERYPTGFQLKSKNDDGSDPAVEYFRKGSAASHLSPDDYASSYVLPARHLHLTGVAPAISASSRELAFLLARELAFLLAREMRAAGKTISFDPNLRPTLWPSRAAMVEGLNALAELADWVLPGIGEGEILTGYTKPEDIARFYLERGARGVIVKLGARGAYFRTADDAGVVAAQPVAKVVDTVGAGDGFAVGVVSALLEGRTLPEAVARGNRIGALAIQVIGDSEGLPTRAELDALEHADACASGVAGVHRKMPEKLA